From a region of the Latilactobacillus sakei genome:
- the lpdA gene encoding dihydrolipoyl dehydrogenase codes for MVVGDFAIELETVVIGSGPGGYVAAIRAAEMGQKVTVIERENIGGICLNVGCIPSKALISAGHRLQEAKNSEVFGVSTTGATLDFAKTQDWKQHQVVEKLTGGISMLFKKHKIDVLDGSAFLVDEHSLRVIKEESAQTYSFKNLIIATGSRPIEIKGFKFNKRVIDSTGGLNLTEVPKELVVIGGGYIGSELAGAYANLGAHVTILEGTDSILPNFEKDMVQLVTKNFKAKGVDVITGAMAKESIETDQNVTVKYEVGGKEEQLVADYVMVTVGRRPNTDDMGLEQAGIKMGDRGLIEVDQQGQTNIKGIYAIGDIVAGAALAHKASYEAKIAAEAIAGKKVVVDYKAMPAVCYTDPELATTGLTVAEAKEKGYNAKGFKFPFAANGRALSLAETDGFVRLVTNTDDNTLLGAQVAGVGASDLISELTLAVESGMNAEDLALTIHPHPTLSEAIMDDAELALGLPIHI; via the coding sequence ATGGTTGTAGGTGATTTTGCAATTGAATTAGAAACTGTCGTTATTGGTTCTGGACCTGGGGGCTATGTGGCCGCCATTCGAGCTGCTGAAATGGGTCAAAAAGTTACGGTTATTGAACGTGAAAATATCGGTGGGATTTGTTTGAACGTGGGCTGTATCCCTTCTAAAGCCTTAATCTCTGCAGGTCATCGTTTGCAAGAAGCTAAGAATTCTGAAGTCTTCGGAGTTTCAACAACGGGGGCCACGCTTGATTTTGCAAAGACACAAGATTGGAAGCAACACCAAGTTGTCGAAAAATTAACAGGCGGCATTTCAATGTTGTTTAAAAAACATAAGATTGATGTTCTTGATGGCTCTGCCTTTTTAGTTGATGAACACAGTTTACGCGTCATTAAAGAAGAAAGTGCGCAAACCTATAGTTTCAAGAACTTAATCATCGCAACTGGTAGTCGACCAATTGAAATTAAGGGCTTTAAGTTCAATAAACGCGTGATTGATTCAACGGGTGGTTTGAACTTAACGGAAGTGCCTAAGGAATTAGTCGTGATTGGCGGGGGCTATATCGGCTCTGAATTAGCTGGTGCGTATGCTAACTTAGGTGCCCATGTAACAATTCTTGAAGGAACGGATTCAATTTTACCGAACTTCGAAAAAGACATGGTGCAACTTGTAACGAAAAATTTCAAGGCTAAAGGTGTTGATGTAATCACTGGCGCCATGGCTAAAGAATCAATCGAAACTGATCAAAATGTAACAGTTAAATATGAAGTTGGTGGTAAGGAAGAACAATTGGTTGCCGATTATGTCATGGTAACCGTTGGTCGTCGTCCTAATACCGATGACATGGGCTTAGAACAAGCTGGTATTAAAATGGGTGATCGTGGTTTAATTGAAGTCGATCAACAAGGTCAAACGAATATCAAAGGTATTTATGCCATTGGCGATATTGTTGCCGGTGCAGCGCTTGCCCATAAAGCGAGTTATGAAGCTAAAATTGCTGCCGAAGCAATTGCTGGTAAGAAAGTGGTTGTGGACTACAAAGCAATGCCAGCAGTTTGTTATACCGATCCAGAATTGGCAACCACTGGTTTAACAGTTGCTGAAGCAAAAGAAAAAGGTTATAACGCTAAAGGCTTTAAATTCCCATTTGCTGCTAATGGTCGTGCGTTGTCGTTGGCTGAAACTGACGGTTTTGTGCGCTTAGTAACGAATACTGATGATAATACGTTGCTTGGTGCTCAAGTAGCGGGTGTTGGCGCTAGCGATTTAATCTCAGAATTAACCCTGGCGGTTGAATCAGGGATGAACGCGGAAGATTTAGCTTTAACAATTCACCCACATCCAACGTTAAGTGAAGCAATTATGGATGACGCTGAATTAGCATTAGGCTTACCAATTCACATCTAA